The following are encoded together in the Kribbella voronezhensis genome:
- a CDS encoding HD-GYP domain-containing protein, whose translation MAWEHPEGAEVSNRLGSGIVIVIAGLGLGLAALLITARHGVTEWPFVAAFGLLIAIGEMVQFKVDRSRNRAPIATSAALGYAMLRGPSLDIAPDVAQVIAVTSVATMIGMCPRAIAGLRWDIVVSNRRVLSVACAAVVFSAVVPRDLGWNGSWRHAIPLVGAMLLGVLTAGLVDALVGAGQATELFNKPFPASLRDELLVMGQIGMAMGLSGVLLAAGTSLLGLWAPPLVIVPLLLTQFAFRRFASAQRTYRTTVRSMARSTEIAGFSSPGQNARTASLAVAIGNDLGLTPARMEALEYAALLSGVGQLALADPSPGGASLLRTREERQRAAEIGASVIERSGVLDRVAEIVRHSNDPYRQGRASNSDIPLESGIVNVALAYEQLVGEGTGQSSDKALESIGLGIGAEYDPVVVESLRRVVGRGFRF comes from the coding sequence CGGTCTTGGGCTGGGGCTGGCTGCTCTGCTGATCACGGCCCGGCACGGGGTGACGGAATGGCCGTTCGTCGCCGCCTTCGGCCTGCTGATCGCGATCGGCGAGATGGTCCAGTTCAAGGTCGATCGAAGCCGCAACCGGGCTCCGATCGCCACCAGCGCCGCCTTGGGGTACGCGATGCTTCGTGGCCCTTCGCTGGATATCGCCCCCGACGTCGCCCAGGTGATCGCAGTGACGTCGGTCGCGACGATGATCGGCATGTGTCCACGGGCGATCGCCGGCCTTCGCTGGGACATCGTGGTCTCCAACCGCCGAGTTCTGTCTGTTGCCTGCGCCGCGGTCGTCTTCTCTGCCGTGGTGCCTCGCGACCTCGGCTGGAACGGATCATGGCGGCACGCGATTCCTCTGGTCGGCGCGATGCTGCTCGGCGTACTGACCGCCGGTCTGGTTGATGCGCTGGTGGGGGCGGGACAGGCGACCGAGTTGTTCAACAAGCCGTTTCCTGCGTCTCTGCGCGACGAACTACTGGTGATGGGCCAGATCGGTATGGCGATGGGCCTCAGTGGGGTTCTGCTGGCGGCAGGCACCTCGCTGCTGGGGTTGTGGGCGCCGCCGTTGGTGATCGTGCCGTTGTTGTTGACGCAGTTTGCGTTTCGGCGGTTTGCGTCGGCGCAGCGTACGTATCGGACCACTGTGCGGTCGATGGCTCGCAGTACGGAGATCGCGGGGTTCAGCAGTCCTGGGCAGAATGCGCGGACGGCCAGTTTGGCGGTGGCTATTGGGAATGATCTGGGGTTGACGCCGGCTCGGATGGAGGCGTTGGAGTACGCGGCGTTGTTGTCGGGGGTGGGGCAACTGGCGTTGGCGGATCCGAGTCCTGGTGGGGCGTCGTTGTTGCGGACCCGGGAGGAGCGGCAGCGGGCGGCCGAGATCGGGGCGTCGGTGATCGAGCGGTCCGGCGTACTGGATCGGGTCGCGGAGATCGTCCGGCACTCCAACGATCCGTACCGGCAGGGGAGGGCGAGCAACTCGGACATTCCGTTGGAGAGCGGGATCGTCAACGTGGCGCTGGCCTACGAGCAGTTGGTCGGCGAGGGAACCGGGCAGAGTTCGGACAAGGCGTTGGAGAGCATCGGCCTGGGGATCGGCGCCGAGTACGACCCGGTCGTGGTGGAGTCACTGCGCCGGGTGGTCGGGCGAGGCTTTCGCTTCTAG
- a CDS encoding DUF5317 domain-containing protein, producing MLLVLLVMVLAAGAARLTGGRFSHLADNTLTGLHWLAAACIGQMLGALAGGIAYPVGLIGSAACIAVFLRLNLRRPGVALLALGFSANALVVALNGAMPVSTRALLRAGLDRFVADARHELADASTALPWLGDVVPVALPGLGQAVSPGDVLIAAGAGLLLYAGMGGTGRIAADVAPSWRDLEAKASPDHPAQ from the coding sequence GTGTTACTGGTTCTGCTCGTCATGGTGCTCGCCGCGGGGGCGGCTCGGCTCACGGGCGGTCGCTTCAGTCACCTGGCAGACAACACACTGACCGGGCTGCACTGGCTGGCGGCCGCCTGTATCGGGCAGATGCTCGGCGCTCTGGCCGGTGGTATCGCCTACCCGGTGGGGCTGATCGGCTCGGCCGCGTGCATCGCCGTGTTCCTGCGACTCAACCTGCGGCGCCCTGGAGTCGCCCTGCTGGCATTGGGCTTCTCCGCCAACGCACTGGTGGTCGCTTTGAACGGGGCCATGCCGGTGTCCACCAGAGCCCTTCTGCGCGCCGGACTCGACCGGTTCGTGGCCGACGCCCGCCATGAGCTTGCCGACGCTTCTACGGCGCTCCCCTGGCTGGGGGACGTAGTACCAGTCGCTCTGCCCGGCCTGGGCCAGGCAGTGAGTCCAGGCGACGTACTGATCGCCGCAGGTGCCGGTCTACTGCTGTACGCCGGCATGGGTGGCACCGGCCGCATAGCCGCTGACGTGGCGCCGTCGTGGCGGGACCTAGAAGCGAAAGCCTCGCCCGACCACCCGGCGCAGTGA
- the mctP gene encoding monocarboxylate uptake permease MctP, whose amino-acid sequence MGFMAARWRRTGALESLDEWGLGGRGFGTFITWFLLGGDLYTAYTFVAVPAAMYATGAVSGFFAVPYTIVVYPIIFVFMSRLWSVAHRNGYVTPADFVGGRYGSRGLSLAVAVTGILATMPYIALQLVGMQAVFETMGLGGSNTLAKDLPLLIAFAVLAAYTYSSGLRAPAMIAFVKDGLIYLVIGVAIIYLPHVLGGWDTIFDAAKTKMTTPNPTTGKPTGAFIPGASGYSAYWTLALGSAMALFMYPHSVTAVLSTKNRNVVRRNAAILPAYSLLLGLLALLGFMAITAKVNVKGLDGLANPQLAIPRLFDQEFPSWFAGIAFAAIAVGALVPAAIMSIAAANLFTRNIYRDFIKRDATPAQEAKVSKLASLVVKFGALIFVLAMDKTIALNLQLLGGIWILQTFPAIVGGLFTRWFHRWALLAGWAVAMVYGTITAYRVVNPATKKHFGGSLSNFPFTDKQVYIALTSFVINLLVVIVLTLIFRALKVAAGVDSTHPTDYVADAGDPGVKDLPDILDGEGAAPAKA is encoded by the coding sequence ATGGGCTTCATGGCCGCGCGCTGGCGGCGTACGGGCGCTCTGGAAAGCCTGGACGAGTGGGGGTTGGGTGGTCGCGGCTTCGGCACGTTCATCACCTGGTTCCTCCTCGGCGGCGACCTCTACACGGCGTACACGTTCGTCGCTGTGCCGGCCGCGATGTACGCGACCGGGGCGGTCAGCGGCTTCTTCGCCGTGCCCTACACGATCGTGGTCTACCCCATCATCTTCGTGTTCATGTCCCGGTTGTGGTCGGTCGCGCACCGCAACGGTTACGTGACTCCGGCGGACTTCGTCGGCGGCCGGTACGGCAGCCGCGGGCTTTCGCTCGCGGTGGCGGTCACCGGCATCCTGGCGACGATGCCGTACATCGCGCTGCAGCTCGTCGGTATGCAGGCCGTCTTCGAGACGATGGGCCTCGGCGGCAGCAACACGCTGGCCAAGGACCTGCCGCTGCTGATCGCGTTCGCGGTACTGGCGGCGTACACGTACTCCTCCGGTCTGCGCGCCCCGGCGATGATCGCGTTCGTCAAGGACGGCCTGATCTACCTGGTGATCGGGGTCGCCATCATCTACCTGCCGCATGTGCTCGGTGGCTGGGACACGATCTTCGACGCCGCGAAGACCAAGATGACCACGCCGAACCCGACGACGGGCAAGCCGACCGGCGCCTTCATTCCCGGCGCGAGCGGCTACTCGGCGTACTGGACCCTCGCGCTCGGTTCGGCGATGGCGTTGTTCATGTACCCGCACTCGGTCACCGCCGTGCTCTCCACGAAGAACCGCAACGTGGTACGGCGTAATGCCGCGATCCTGCCGGCCTATTCGCTCCTGCTCGGTCTGCTCGCGCTGCTCGGGTTCATGGCGATCACCGCGAAGGTGAACGTGAAGGGCCTGGACGGGCTGGCCAACCCGCAGCTGGCGATCCCGCGGCTGTTCGACCAGGAGTTCCCGTCGTGGTTCGCCGGCATCGCCTTCGCGGCGATCGCGGTGGGTGCGCTGGTGCCGGCGGCGATCATGTCGATCGCGGCGGCGAACCTGTTCACCCGCAACATCTACCGCGACTTCATCAAGCGCGACGCCACGCCGGCCCAGGAGGCCAAGGTGTCCAAGCTCGCGTCGCTGGTGGTGAAGTTCGGCGCGCTGATCTTCGTGCTCGCGATGGACAAGACGATCGCGCTGAACCTGCAACTGCTGGGTGGGATCTGGATCCTGCAGACGTTCCCGGCGATCGTCGGCGGTCTGTTCACCCGCTGGTTCCACCGGTGGGCATTGCTGGCCGGTTGGGCCGTCGCGATGGTGTACGGCACGATCACGGCGTACCGGGTGGTCAACCCGGCCACCAAGAAGCACTTCGGTGGCTCGCTGTCGAACTTCCCGTTCACCGACAAGCAGGTGTACATCGCGCTGACCTCGTTCGTCATCAACCTGTTGGTGGTGATCGTGCTGACGCTGATCTTCCGGGCTCTGAAGGTTGCCGCGGGCGTCGACTCGACCCACCCGACGGACTACGTCGCCGACGCCGGCGACCCGGGCGTGAAGGATCTGCCGGACATCCTTGACGGCGAAGGAGCGGCGCCCGCCAAGGCGTAG
- a CDS encoding DUF3311 domain-containing protein, producing MSKLAAVRPAYWIAGILLALSVVVPLLVSTYAKDEPRLWGFPFFYWYQLMWVFVSAITVSISYRLVLGEERRRRAALGLDTGPESDRDAGRDAAAAKEAEK from the coding sequence GTGTCCAAATTGGCCGCGGTCAGACCCGCTTACTGGATCGCCGGCATCCTGCTGGCCCTGTCGGTCGTCGTACCGCTTCTAGTCTCCACCTATGCCAAGGACGAACCCAGGCTGTGGGGATTCCCCTTCTTCTACTGGTACCAGCTGATGTGGGTGTTCGTCTCGGCGATCACCGTGAGCATTTCCTATCGCCTGGTCCTCGGCGAGGAACGCCGGCGACGTGCCGCTCTGGGCCTCGACACGGGCCCCGAAAGCGATCGCGACGCCGGCCGTGACGCCGCTGCTGCCAAGGAGGCCGAGAAGTGA
- a CDS encoding endonuclease/exonuclease/phosphatase family protein produces MDSDAGWKLRRVVLSVLFLLVVALPLYPELYGLEAVSPFAQLVAFRPQALVLVLLVGLLMLIRRGWRLAAVLVCLLSLAGMGLIAPRVFSDPTPPPPGSRALTIMVANVLGGGADAKEVARLIKEQRPDLVSLPEAQVDVRQEIQDHLEGLTYHGFTQQANAAVESATSVLVSSTLGDVQFDSEKLDTGKVNSTQLKPGAGEPGAETIGPVQQTSTQFGHIIVTGGTLGKLRLIVYHGYPPLPSEVTTWKRDLEVVKGWCRQDRPTILAGDFNATNDHYDFRQALGDRCRSVAPSVGAGLSGTWPSDRITLAQTQIDHVVITTGIKPGKFTTYKIAGTDHRAVIAHVAVPKS; encoded by the coding sequence ATGGACTCAGATGCGGGATGGAAGTTGCGGCGGGTCGTCCTGTCGGTCCTGTTCCTGCTGGTCGTTGCCCTGCCGCTCTATCCCGAGCTGTACGGATTGGAGGCGGTCAGCCCCTTTGCGCAACTGGTCGCGTTCCGGCCGCAGGCGCTGGTTCTGGTGCTGCTCGTGGGCCTGTTGATGCTGATCCGGCGCGGCTGGCGGCTGGCCGCGGTACTGGTCTGCCTGTTGTCGCTGGCCGGGATGGGGTTGATCGCGCCGCGGGTGTTCTCCGATCCGACGCCGCCTCCGCCCGGGTCCCGGGCGCTCACGATCATGGTGGCGAACGTGCTCGGTGGAGGCGCGGACGCGAAGGAGGTGGCCCGGTTGATCAAGGAGCAGCGGCCGGACCTCGTCTCGTTGCCGGAGGCACAGGTCGACGTACGGCAGGAGATCCAGGATCACCTGGAGGGGCTGACCTACCACGGCTTCACCCAGCAGGCGAACGCGGCGGTCGAGAGTGCGACCAGTGTGCTGGTGTCGTCGACGCTCGGTGACGTCCAGTTCGATTCGGAGAAGCTCGACACCGGCAAGGTGAACTCGACCCAGCTCAAGCCGGGCGCGGGCGAACCGGGTGCGGAGACGATCGGGCCGGTGCAGCAGACCAGCACCCAGTTCGGCCACATCATCGTGACCGGCGGAACGCTGGGGAAGCTGCGGTTGATCGTGTACCACGGCTATCCGCCGCTACCGTCCGAAGTGACCACCTGGAAGCGGGATCTCGAGGTGGTGAAGGGCTGGTGCCGCCAGGACCGGCCGACGATCCTGGCCGGCGACTTCAACGCGACCAACGACCACTACGACTTCCGGCAGGCGCTCGGCGATCGCTGCCGAAGCGTGGCGCCCTCGGTGGGGGCGGGCCTTTCCGGCACCTGGCCGTCGGACCGGATCACGCTGGCCCAGACCCAGATCGACCACGTGGTGATCACCACCGGGATCAAGCCGGGCAAGTTCACGACGTACAAGATCGCCGGCACCGACCATCGCGCGGTGATCGCGCACGTCGCCGTACCGAAGAGCTGA
- a CDS encoding DUF2785 domain-containing protein yields MESTYWQDVMAADYAVPRDRALTDLTEELVRGLASTNPQIRDALAYPTLATWLERGIYDDLLPGFGDGLCAGLAYGLGEDGTDTVFRRSFTALTLAEVIHRDNAEFLVHDEVVMRWGDRLATWLLRERDLRGYVADCGWAHAVAHGADAIGALARSRHCDAGVLRALLDVLADRIVKDTPYRWVHEEHDRVAHAVMTILHRNMLTTDELERWLKPIAATAAQQPLMHETLPEWPTPNVFNARGVLHVLLSQLAIGVKGFPIPGDDELFGRAIEARADMLLMLTEAVRSSQPYIYRPAANQS; encoded by the coding sequence GTGGAGTCGACGTACTGGCAGGACGTGATGGCCGCGGACTACGCGGTACCGCGCGACCGGGCGCTGACCGACCTCACCGAGGAACTGGTCCGGGGACTGGCCAGTACCAACCCGCAGATCCGGGACGCGCTGGCCTACCCGACGCTGGCCACCTGGCTCGAGCGCGGCATCTACGACGACCTGCTGCCCGGCTTCGGTGACGGTCTCTGCGCCGGTCTCGCCTACGGTCTCGGCGAGGACGGCACCGACACGGTGTTCCGGCGCTCGTTCACCGCGCTGACGCTGGCGGAGGTGATCCACCGCGACAACGCCGAGTTCCTCGTGCACGACGAGGTGGTGATGCGCTGGGGCGACCGGCTGGCCACCTGGCTGCTGCGCGAGCGCGACCTGCGCGGGTACGTCGCCGACTGTGGCTGGGCCCATGCCGTGGCGCACGGTGCCGACGCGATCGGTGCGCTGGCCAGGTCCCGGCACTGCGACGCCGGCGTACTGCGTGCGCTCCTCGACGTACTGGCCGACAGGATCGTGAAGGACACCCCGTATCGCTGGGTCCACGAGGAGCACGACCGGGTCGCCCATGCGGTGATGACGATCCTGCACCGGAACATGCTGACCACCGACGAGCTGGAGCGCTGGCTCAAGCCGATCGCGGCGACCGCGGCCCAGCAGCCGTTGATGCACGAGACACTGCCGGAGTGGCCGACGCCGAACGTGTTCAACGCCCGCGGCGTCCTGCACGTGCTGCTCAGTCAGCTGGCGATCGGGGTGAAGGGCTTCCCGATCCCGGGTGACGACGAGCTGTTCGGGCGGGCGATCGAGGCCCGGGCCGACATGTTGCTGATGCTCACCGAGGCCGTCCGTTCGTCCCAGCCGTACATCTACCGGCCGGCCGCGAACCAGTCGTAG
- a CDS encoding sensor histidine kinase, translating to MPSLTDVARNHTTLDSADLDRLQLLVSDWQMLADLSFADLVLWLPDTEGLGFWAGAQMRPTTGPTAYLDDIVGSFIPRDRRPLLDQAYDGGRICREGDPEWRDDVPVRVETIPVRRGDRVIAVIARNTNLLGVRTPSRLEIAYLQSATDLARMITDGIFPYGGERLLSTTPRVGDGCIRVDRHGMVTFASPNALSAYRRMGLVTDLVGSRLKDITAELINSGRKVDDVLASVVTGRAAQEIEIENPEATLFLRAIPLRAEGEHVGALILLRDVTELRSRERELVTKEATIREIHHRVKNNLQTVAALLRMQARRITVPEAQAALSEAVRRVGSIAIVHETLSESFDEHVDFDDVADRVAAMVADVSTVATQVVTRRTGSFGVLDSEVATPLAMVLTELMQNSVEHAFGGREDDAAGEIVLEAQRSVGRLRVVVTDDGHGLPAGFDSETSGNLGLSIVRTLVIGELDGVLEFGPRHDGGHGTTVVLDIPVKD from the coding sequence GTGCCGTCTTTGACCGATGTGGCGCGGAACCACACCACGCTGGACTCCGCCGACCTGGACCGGCTGCAGCTGCTGGTCTCCGACTGGCAGATGCTGGCCGACCTGTCGTTCGCCGATCTGGTGCTCTGGTTGCCGGACACCGAGGGACTCGGGTTCTGGGCCGGTGCGCAGATGCGGCCGACCACCGGGCCCACGGCGTACCTGGACGACATCGTCGGCAGTTTCATCCCGCGCGACCGGCGGCCGCTGCTGGACCAGGCCTACGACGGCGGCCGGATCTGCCGCGAGGGCGATCCGGAGTGGCGCGACGACGTCCCGGTCCGGGTCGAGACCATCCCGGTCCGCCGCGGCGACCGGGTGATCGCCGTGATCGCGCGCAACACGAACCTGCTCGGCGTCCGGACCCCGTCGCGGCTGGAGATCGCCTACCTGCAGAGCGCCACCGACCTGGCCCGGATGATCACCGACGGCATCTTCCCGTACGGCGGGGAGCGGCTGCTCTCGACCACCCCACGGGTCGGGGACGGGTGTATTCGGGTCGATCGGCACGGCATGGTGACGTTCGCCAGCCCCAATGCGTTGTCCGCCTACCGCCGGATGGGGCTCGTCACCGACCTGGTCGGCAGCCGGCTCAAGGACATCACCGCCGAACTGATCAACAGCGGCCGCAAGGTCGACGACGTGCTGGCCTCGGTGGTCACCGGCCGGGCCGCCCAGGAGATCGAGATCGAGAACCCGGAGGCGACGCTGTTCCTGCGCGCGATCCCGTTGCGCGCCGAGGGCGAGCACGTGGGCGCCCTGATCCTGCTCCGGGACGTGACGGAGCTGCGCAGCCGGGAGCGGGAACTGGTCACCAAGGAGGCGACCATCCGGGAGATTCATCATCGCGTCAAGAACAACTTGCAGACGGTCGCCGCGTTACTCCGGATGCAGGCAAGGCGCATCACCGTGCCAGAGGCGCAGGCCGCCTTGTCCGAAGCGGTCCGCAGAGTGGGATCGATCGCGATCGTGCACGAGACACTGTCCGAATCCTTCGACGAGCACGTGGACTTCGACGACGTGGCCGACCGGGTGGCGGCGATGGTCGCCGACGTGTCGACCGTGGCGACGCAGGTGGTGACCCGGCGTACCGGCAGTTTCGGCGTTCTGGACTCCGAGGTGGCCACGCCGCTGGCGATGGTACTGACCGAGTTGATGCAGAACTCGGTGGAGCACGCGTTCGGCGGCCGGGAAGACGATGCGGCCGGCGAGATCGTGCTGGAGGCGCAACGATCGGTCGGGCGGCTGCGGGTCGTCGTGACCGATGACGGGCACGGACTACCAGCCGGCTTCGATTCCGAGACGTCGGGGAATCTGGGGCTGTCGATCGTGCGCACCCTGGTGATCGGCGAGCTCGACGGCGTCCTGGAGTTCGGTCCCCGCCACGACGGCGGGCATGGAACGACGGTCGTGCTCGACATCCCGGTCAAGGACTGA
- a CDS encoding WhiB family transcriptional regulator, translating into MDWRHRAVCLDEDPELFFPIGNTGPAIMQIEEAKQVCRRCDVREQCLAWALEAGQDHGVWGGLSEDERRALKRRNARARIRTA; encoded by the coding sequence ATGGATTGGCGCCACCGGGCCGTTTGCCTCGATGAGGACCCGGAACTGTTCTTCCCCATCGGCAACACCGGGCCCGCGATCATGCAGATCGAGGAGGCCAAGCAGGTGTGCCGTCGCTGCGACGTACGAGAGCAGTGCCTTGCCTGGGCACTGGAGGCCGGCCAGGACCACGGTGTCTGGGGTGGCCTGAGTGAGGACGAGCGACGCGCTCTGAAGCGCCGCAACGCCCGCGCTCGCATCCGCACCGCCTGA
- a CDS encoding RNA polymerase sigma factor SigF, with protein sequence MTEERTPGVAREPTELRTRTAELFAAMASAKAGDPAHILARDGLVALHMPLVEHLARRFRNRGEPYDDLVQVATIGLIKAVDRFDSDRGVEFSTYATPTILGEIKRYFRDKGWAIRVPRRLQELRLSLTAATAELTQELGRAPTVAELSDRLGLAPDLVIEGLESANAYNTLSLDAPDQNEADATTVLDGLGGEDEALESVEYRESLKPLLAQLETREKRILTLRFFRGMTQSQIAEEIGISQMHVSRLLARTLTELRAGLLKE encoded by the coding sequence GTGACCGAGGAACGCACTCCCGGCGTCGCCCGGGAGCCAACCGAGCTACGTACCCGCACCGCCGAACTGTTCGCCGCGATGGCGTCGGCGAAGGCCGGCGATCCGGCGCACATCCTGGCCCGCGACGGCCTGGTCGCGCTGCACATGCCGCTGGTCGAGCACCTGGCCCGCCGGTTCCGCAACCGCGGCGAGCCGTACGACGACCTCGTCCAGGTGGCCACGATCGGCCTGATCAAGGCGGTGGACCGGTTCGACTCCGATCGCGGGGTCGAGTTCTCGACGTACGCGACGCCGACCATCCTCGGCGAGATCAAGCGGTACTTCCGGGACAAGGGCTGGGCGATCCGGGTCCCGCGCCGGCTCCAGGAGCTGCGGTTGTCGCTGACCGCGGCGACGGCCGAGCTGACCCAGGAGCTGGGCCGCGCCCCGACGGTCGCCGAGCTGTCCGACCGGCTCGGGCTCGCACCTGACCTCGTCATCGAGGGGCTGGAGTCGGCGAACGCCTACAACACCCTCTCGCTGGACGCCCCGGACCAGAACGAGGCCGACGCCACGACCGTCCTGGACGGCCTCGGCGGCGAGGACGAGGCGCTGGAGAGCGTCGAGTACCGCGAGTCGCTGAAACCGCTGCTGGCCCAGCTGGAGACCCGGGAGAAGCGGATTCTGACGCTGCGGTTCTTCCGCGGGATGACGCAGTCCCAGATCGCCGAGGAGATCGGCATCTCCCAGATGCACGTCTCCCGTCTGCTCGCCCGCACCCTCACCGAGCTCAGAGCAGGCCTGCTGAAGGAATAG
- a CDS encoding anti-sigma regulatory factor: MSSTGRPAEVRLSIPADGAYIAVPRSVVGNLAARNNFTVDEIDDLRIAVDEACALLLPQATDGVLDCVFQIDPPLMRVSTSALVPNDWKPDTGSFGWTVLTALVESVAAETVDGRLTITVTSSATAAEKA, encoded by the coding sequence GTGAGCAGCACCGGACGACCCGCCGAGGTCCGCCTCAGCATTCCCGCCGACGGCGCCTACATCGCCGTACCGCGGTCCGTGGTCGGCAACCTGGCGGCCCGGAACAACTTCACCGTGGACGAGATCGACGATCTGCGGATCGCCGTCGACGAGGCCTGCGCCCTGCTGCTCCCGCAGGCCACCGACGGCGTCCTGGACTGCGTGTTCCAGATCGACCCGCCGCTGATGCGGGTCAGCACGTCCGCCCTGGTGCCGAACGACTGGAAGCCGGACACCGGCTCCTTCGGCTGGACCGTGCTGACGGCGCTGGTGGAGTCCGTCGCGGCCGAGACCGTCGACGGGCGGCTGACGATCACGGTGACCTCCTCGGCGACGGCGGCGGAGAAGGCGTGA
- a CDS encoding amino acid ABC transporter ATP-binding protein, which yields MSDPLVRAVNVTKSFHHQEVLKGIDLEVDTGQVVCLLGPSGSGKTTFLRCVNQLEGIDGGRIWVDGDLIGYAERNGKLYKLKDKEIAAQRREIGMVFQRFNLFPHMTALENVAEAPVQVKGESRAAARHRAQELLDRVGLGDRGTAYPAQLSGGQQQRVAIARALAMQPKLMLFDEPTSALDPELVGEVLAVIKELAGEGMTMIVVTHEMSFAREVADTVVFMDGGVVVEAGPPSQVIGDPQHQRTKTFLTRLRSEQHNL from the coding sequence ATGAGCGATCCGTTGGTACGTGCAGTCAACGTCACCAAGTCCTTTCATCACCAGGAGGTGCTGAAGGGCATCGACCTGGAGGTGGACACCGGCCAGGTGGTCTGCCTGCTCGGTCCGTCCGGGTCCGGCAAGACCACCTTCCTGCGGTGTGTGAACCAGCTCGAGGGCATCGACGGCGGCCGGATCTGGGTCGACGGCGACCTGATCGGGTACGCCGAGCGCAACGGCAAGCTGTACAAGCTGAAGGACAAGGAGATCGCGGCCCAGCGGCGCGAGATCGGGATGGTCTTCCAGCGGTTCAACCTGTTCCCGCACATGACCGCGCTGGAGAACGTGGCCGAGGCGCCGGTCCAGGTCAAGGGCGAGTCGCGGGCGGCAGCCCGGCACCGCGCCCAGGAGCTGCTCGACCGGGTCGGCCTCGGCGACCGCGGTACGGCGTACCCGGCGCAGTTGTCCGGCGGTCAGCAGCAGCGGGTGGCGATCGCCCGGGCACTGGCGATGCAGCCGAAGCTGATGCTGTTCGACGAGCCGACGTCCGCGCTCGACCCCGAACTGGTCGGCGAGGTGCTGGCCGTGATCAAGGAACTGGCCGGCGAAGGGATGACGATGATCGTGGTCACCCACGAGATGTCGTTCGCCCGGGAGGTCGCCGACACGGTCGTCTTCATGGACGGCGGCGTGGTGGTCGAGGCCGGTCCGCCGAGCCAGGTGATCGGCGACCCGCAGCACCAGCGCACGAAGACCTTCCTGACCAGGTTACGGTCGGAACAGCACAACTTGTGA
- a CDS encoding amino acid ABC transporter permease, whose amino-acid sequence MAGSTEPTPAQAPVTTDRPGLIKAVPVRHPGRWLGIAVVAVLAAMFVHLLVTNKAFEWHFVFEAMNQKPVINGFLKGTLLVTALAMIVGVSGGVLFAVMRLSPNPVLSGVAWLFTWFFRSVPRLVLLTTMGALGILFQKGLSFGVPFDWKIMDWLGLSGDLRFATVNANTVFSGLVGGVIGLGLSEAAYMAEIARAGILSVDPGQAEAAQALGMSRGKVMRRVVLPQAMRVIVPPTGNETIAMLKDTSLLIGLPVITELFYQLQSIGSQYYKTFPIMVAATLYYLAATSVLMVGQYFLERRFGRGFGGGPGRAPKPAGVETI is encoded by the coding sequence ATGGCCGGCAGCACTGAGCCGACCCCGGCCCAGGCGCCGGTGACCACGGACCGGCCCGGCCTGATCAAGGCCGTGCCGGTCCGGCACCCGGGCCGCTGGCTGGGGATCGCCGTCGTCGCCGTCCTGGCCGCGATGTTCGTCCACCTGCTGGTGACGAACAAGGCCTTCGAGTGGCACTTCGTCTTCGAGGCGATGAACCAGAAGCCGGTCATCAACGGCTTCCTGAAAGGCACCCTGCTGGTGACCGCGCTGGCGATGATCGTCGGCGTCAGCGGCGGCGTGCTGTTCGCGGTGATGCGGCTGTCGCCCAACCCGGTGCTGTCCGGGGTGGCGTGGCTGTTCACCTGGTTCTTCCGCAGCGTGCCGCGGCTCGTGCTGCTGACCACGATGGGCGCGCTGGGAATCCTGTTCCAGAAGGGCCTGTCGTTCGGCGTACCGTTCGACTGGAAGATCATGGACTGGCTCGGGCTGTCCGGTGACCTGCGGTTCGCCACGGTCAACGCGAACACGGTGTTCTCCGGCCTGGTCGGCGGCGTGATCGGTCTCGGCCTGAGCGAGGCCGCCTACATGGCCGAGATCGCCCGGGCCGGCATCCTCAGCGTCGATCCCGGCCAGGCCGAGGCCGCGCAGGCGCTCGGGATGAGCCGCGGCAAGGTGATGCGGCGAGTGGTGCTGCCGCAGGCGATGCGGGTGATCGTGCCGCCGACCGGCAACGAGACCATCGCGATGCTGAAGGACACCTCGCTGCTGATCGGCCTGCCGGTGATCACCGAGCTCTTCTACCAACTGCAGTCGATCGGCAGCCAGTACTACAAGACCTTCCCGATCATGGTGGCCGCGACCTTGTACTACCTGGCCGCGACGAGTGTGCTGATGGTGGGCCAGTACTTCCTGGAGCGGCGGTTCGGCCGCGGCTTCGGCGGCGGCCCGGGGCGCGCGCCGAAACCGGCCGGGGTGGAGACGATCTGA